One genomic region from Anopheles bellator chromosome 2, idAnoBellAS_SP24_06.2, whole genome shotgun sequence encodes:
- the LOC131209248 gene encoding MTOR-associated protein MEAK7, producing the protein MGNSSTKLAEKCSLLAKSEVPVVASSFKLVSKNSERIKEDDLMKFWGSQMDPRLAQYITNFLFGPLGSRSPVVEFQRFAELYVFCVRGTIDERINVLLCSLGQQPESESTEIAYPLIKEYVEAVVSSYMRAIRLEGGPQYKSWESRGFRIVKDCIQKLAESLAYDVVQQGTQKVTRADAERWLHKNPTFLKMLEHVFAHLYHYRNVKNASEAEGNARKSIIPQEALQSMLPYCEGLQYVPDYPAFTDLSQMLFINTNLPGSQRNKWRFLFSSQIHGESFSTLLGRIMDQGSTVIIVEDVNGYIFGGYATDSWALSANYVGNENSFLFTLRPKMRCFPSTGYNDHYQYLNLHQQTMPNGMGMGGQYNYWGVWLDSEYGIGECSESCTTYKGYFQLSATKKFNVRNVEVWGVGDKPVKEDEGEEDKSTARSILDGNADSKAILKMSGREQFSDGYREEPKD; encoded by the exons ATGGGAAATTCGAGCACAAAGCTTGCGGAGAAGTGTTCCTTGCTGGCCAAGAGCGAAGTTCCAGTTGTCGCCAGCTCATTTAAACTAGTGAGCAAAAACTCGGAACGCATAAAAGAGGATGACCTCATG AAATTCTGGGGCTCCCAGATGGACCCCAGGTTGGCTCAGTACAtcacaaattttctcttcggACCGCTCGGTTCCCGGTCGCCAGTGGTCGAGTTTCAACGGTTCGCCGAACTGTACGTATTCTGCGTCCGCGGTACGATAGACGAACGCATAAATGTGCTGCTGTGCAGTCTTGGGCAACAGCCGGAATCGGAGTCAACGGAAATTGCCTATCCGCTTATCAAAGAG TACGTGGAGGCGGTGGTGAGCAGCTATATGCGTGCGATACGATTGGAAGGTGGTCCACAGTACAAGTCGTGGGAATCTCGTGGCTTCCGGATTGTGAAGGATTGCATACAGAAATTAGCCGAGAGCTTGGCGTACGATGTCGTTCAACAGGGAACGCAGAAAGTGACCCGCGCCGATGCCGAACGATG GCTGCATAAAAATCCCACCTTTCTTAAAATGTTAGAGCACGTGTTCGCGCACCTGTACCATTATCGAAACGTAAAGAATGCCTCAGAAGCGGAGGGCAATGCACGGAAAAGTATCATCCCACAGGAAGCACTGCAATCGATGTTACCATACTGCGAAGGACTCCAGTACGTGCCGGACTATCCGGCGTTTACCGATCTATCGCAGATGCTGTTCATCAACACCAACCTTCCCGGATCACAGCGAAACAAGTGGCGCTTCCTGTTTTCGTCGCAAATACACGGTGAAAGTTTTTCTACTCTACTGG GCCGCATCATGGATCAGGGGTCAACGGTAATCATTGTGGAAGATGTTAACGGTTACATTTTTGGCGGTTACGCAACGGACTCTTGGGCTCTTAGTGCAAACTACGTGGGTAACGAAAATTCGTTTCTGTTTACGTTGCGGCCAAAGATGCGGTGCTTTCCTAGCACGGGCTACAACGATCACTACCAGTATTTAAATCTCCATCAGCAAACGATGCCAAATGGAATG gGAATGGGAGGCCAGTACAACTATTGGGGTGTTTGGTTGGACAGCGAGTATGGCATCGGGGAGTGTTCAGAGTCGTGCACGACATACAAAGGCTACTTTCAGCTAAGTGCCACCAAAAAGTTTAACGTGCGAAACGTCGAAGTGTGGGGTGTTGGCGACAAACCAGTAAAGGAGGATGAAGGG GAGGAAGACAAATCCACAGCACGCTCCATACTGGATGGGAATGCGGATAGCAAGGCCATCTTGAAGATGAGTGGCCGTGAGCAGTTCTCCGATGGATATCGCGAGGAACCGAAAGACTAA
- the LOC131208624 gene encoding cytochrome P450 6A1-like, translated as MFVYLLLAVITVSVWYVRRKYSFWSDRSVPFVRPRFPFGNIQAIGRRMHSSQLMTKFYTELKPSGRPFAGIFFFTNPVALALDLDFVKSVLVRDFTHFHDRGMYYNEKDDPISGHLFNIEGSKWTNLRKKLVPTFSSGKIKLMCPTIVAVGERFRECLERCIDGSGDGGGDGVVEMKELLARFTTDVIGTCAFGIDCNSLNDPKAEFLRMGRKVFEVPRGRILKFFFMASFKDFSRRIHIKGTSEDVSAFFFKVVRETIEYREKNNVQRNDFMNLLMQLKNSGQLDDSGEEVGKLSLNEVVAQAFVFFLGGFETSSTTMSYCLYELSLNQAAQEKARACVRETLHKYDGQLTYEALMDMPYIDQCINESLRKYPPGANLLRQVTREYRVPGTDITFPKGMNVMIPVYAIHHDPEYYPDPECYDPERFAPERIESRPPYTFLPFGEGPRICIAQRFGMLEARIGLSVLLMNFSFSRCSKTNIPLVISARHAILTPEGGLWLKVEKLKA; from the exons ATGTTCGTCtatctgctgctggccgttatCACGGTCTCGGTGTGGTACGTGCGCCGGAAGTACTCGTTCTGGTCCGATCGGAGTGTCCCGTTCGTGCGGCCACGGTTCCCCTTCGGCAACATACAGGCCATCGGGAGGCGAATGCACTCGTCGCAGCTGATGACCAAGTTCTACACGGAGCTGAAACCGTCCGGTCGGCCGTTCGCTGGGATCTTCTTCTTCACCAACCCGGTGGCTCTGGCGCTCGATCTGGACTTTGTGAAGAGTGTGCTGGTGCGGGACTTTACGCACTTTCACGATCGGGGCATGTACTACAACGAAAAGGACGATCCGATCTCGGGCCACCTGTTCAACATCGAGGGCTCGAAGTGGACCAATCTGCGCAAGAAGCTGGTGCCCACGTTCTCATCCGGCAAGATCAAGCTGATGTGTCCGACGATCGTGGCCGTGGGTGAGCGCTTCCGGGAGTGCCTGGAGCGGTGTATCGATGGCTCCGGCGACGGTGGGGGTGACGGCGTGGTGGAGATGAAGGAACTGCTCGCCCGGTTTACGACGGACGTGATCGGGACGTGCGCGTTCGGGATCGACTGCAACAGTTTGAACGATCCGAAGGCCGAGTTTCTGCGCATGGGCCGCAAGGTGTTCGAGGTGCCACGCGGTCGCATTCTGAAGTTTTTCTTCATGGCCTCGTTCAAGGATTTTTCGCGTCGGATCCATATCAAGGGCACGAGTGAGGATGTTTCTGCGTTCTTTTTCAAGGTCGTTCGGGAGACGATCGAGTACCGGGAGAAGAACAACGTTCAGCGCAACGATTTTATGAACCTGCTGATGCAGCTGAAGAACAGTGGGCAACTGGACGATTCCGGCGAGGAGGTGGGCAAGCTGAGTCTGAACGAAGTGGTGGCTCAAGCGTTCGTGTTCTTCCTCGGGGGGTTTGAAACGTCCTCAACAACGATGTCCTATTGCCTGTACGAGCTGTCACTGAACCAAGCGGCACAGGAGAAGGCCCGAGCCTGCGTCCGGGAAACACTGCACAAGTACGATGGCCAGCTTACGTACGAAGCGCTGATGGATATGCCCTACATCGATCAGTGTATCAACG AATCGCTTCGAAAGTATCCACCGGGAGCAAACCTGCTCCGGCAAGTTACGCGCGAGTACCGCGTGCCGGGGACCGATATCACCTTCCCAAAAGGGATGAACGTAATGATTCCGGTTTATGCCATCCATCACGATCCGGAATACTATCCTGACCCGGAATGCTATGATCCGGAGCGGTTCGCACCGGAACGTATCGAGAGCCGCCCTCCGTACACGTTCCTGCCGTTCGGCGAGGGGCCAAGGATTTGCATTGCGCAGCGATTCGGTATGCTGGAAGCTCGCATCGGGTTGTCGGTATTGCTGATGAATTTTAGCTTCTCTCGCTGCTCGAAGACCAATATCCCGTTGGTTATTTCAGCGCGCCACGCAATCCTTACACCGGAAGGTGGACTGTGGTTGAAGGTGGAAAAGCTGAAGGCGTGA
- the LOC131208680 gene encoding probable cytochrome P450 6a20 — MWLFLLALTVSLGFLWIYEHFLQRYRFWAKLEVPYPVPSFPVGNVGDTLKPTIHFAYIILRLYRELKHHGDYVGIYFFRDPVLLVLSPEFARTVLVKDFNCFVDRGVYSNERDDPLSANLFFMEGTRWRQLRAKLTPTFTSGKLKAMFHTIVDVGTRLDQYLADRCTGTVRLDMKELLARFMTDVIGSCAFGIECNSLENPNSQFRVMGKRMINLPKLKALKVFFAMMFRRPARALGVRFNDKDVSDFFFTVVRDTIRYREVNGIRRNDFMQLLIDMMKKESNEADEGLTFEEIAAQAFVFFFAGFETSATTMACALHLLAKHPETQAKGRQCVRDVLSKHNGQLSYDAIMQMEYVEWIINETLRLYPPVATLHRITTQPYRLPNGKLLPQGVGVIVPNLAFQHDPDHFPEPFAFRPERFESKPSFSYLPFGEGPRICIGMRFGLLQTRLGLAMLLQHYRFGVPTGEANQRLKIDPINLIHGPAGEVWLEVERIS; from the exons ATGTGGCTGTTCCTGCTTGCGTTGACCGTCAGCCTCGGTTTCCTGTGGATTTACGAGCACTTCCTTCAGCGGTATCGTTTCTGGGCGAAGTTGGAGGTGCCCTATCCGGTgccatcgtttccggtggggAATGTCGGGGACACGCTGAAGCCCACCATCCACTTCGCGTACATCATTCTTCGGTTGTACCGTGAACTGAAGCACCACGGCGATTACGTTGGTATCTACTTTTTCCGCGATCCGGTGCTGCTAGTGCTGTCCCCGGAGTTTGCTCGCACCGTGCTGGTGAAGGATTTTAACTGCTTCGTGGACCGGGGAGTGTACAGCAACGAGCGCGATGACCCGCTGTCCGCCAATCTGTTCTTCATGGAGGGTACCCGATGGCGACAGCTGCGTGCGAAACTTACGCCGACGTTTACCTCCGGGAAGCTGAAAGCGATGTTCCACACGATTGTCGACGTTGGAACGCGGCTTGATCAGTATCTGGCCGATCGGTGCACCGGCACGGTCCGATTGGATATGAAAGAACTGCTGGCTCGCTTCATGACGGACGTTATCGGGTCGTGCGCTTTCGGGATCGAGTGCAACAGCCTGGAAAACCCAAACTCCCAGTTTCGGGTAATGGGCAAACGGATGATAAATCTACCGAAGCTGAAGGCACTGAAAGTGTTCTTTGCCATGATGTTCCGCAGGCCTGCCAGAGCACTTGGTGTGCGGTTCAACGATAAAGATGTGTcggattttttcttcaccgtcGTACGGGATACGATTCGCTATCGGGAGGTAAACGGCATTCGACGAAACGATTTCATGCAGCTGCTGATCGATATGATGAAAAAGGAGTCGAACGAGGCTGATGAGGGACTCACGTTTGAGGAGATAGCGGCCCAggcgtttgtgtttttctttgccgggTTCGAAACGTCCGCCACGACGATGGCCTGCGCCCTGCACTTGTTGGCCAAACATCCGGAGACACAAGCGAAGGGTCGTCAGTGCGTTCGTGATGTGCTCTCCAAGCACAACGGCCAACTCTCATATGACGCCATAATGCAGATGGAGTACGTCGAATGGATTATCAACG AAACGCTCCGTCTCTATCCCCCGGTTGCAACGTTGCATCGCATCACGACCCAGCCGTACCGTCTACCGAATGGGAAGCTGCTACCGCAGGGCGTTGGAGTGATCGTCCCGAATCTGGCCTTCCAGCATGATCCAGATCATTTCCCGGAACCGTTCGCTTTCCGCCCTGAAcgattcgaatcgaaaccaagCTTCAGCTATCTTCCGTTCGGGGAAGGACCGCGGATTTGTATCGGAATGCGTTTCGGACTGCTGCAAACGCGACTCGGATTGGCGATGCTGTTGCAGCACTATCGCTTTGGTGTTCCGACCGGAGAAGCGAATCAGCGATTGAAAATTGATCCGATCAATTTGATTCACGGACCGGCCGGTGAAGTGTGGTTAGAAGTTGAACGCATTTCTTAA
- the LOC131209599 gene encoding probable cytochrome P450 6a23 — MELVVRLVAYLALLVVTLCLAVYLYVTRRYSFWKRHNVPFVEPELPFGNFKELGKSVHPAHLSQRFYERYKDIGHGFVGLYIFLNPVLLVTELRLVKRILIEDFHYFPDRGVYFNERHDPLSAHLFSLEGSRWRDLRSKITPTFTSGRMKSAFPLVLDTALRFCEFLQTLCGDSTGSVVEVRDLMARFTTDVIGSYAFGLNCNSFGDPDNEFRRIGRKHFDTPRNHPLAVFLMKTFRGLANALGLKLIHDDVAAFFSGTIRSTIEHRERTDERRNDFLDLLISLKNTGMLEGANEIVGRLTFEEIAAQAFIFFTAGFETSASAMTYTLYELALDGGTQQRARDCVLSELERHDGQLTYDSFKNMLYLDQCIYETLRKYPPVAVLERTVAKQYKIPGTTVVLPVGMKIMIPAYAIQNDPAIYPDPHRYDPDRFTPELMARRNPCAYLPFGEGPRICVGLRFGLMQARIGLALLLKHFRVLPCEDTEVPLTYSTTAFVLTPVNGVRLRLERYE; from the exons ATGGAGCTCGTAGTTAGACTTGTCGCCTATCTGGCGCTGCTCGTGGTGACGCTCTGTCTGGCCGTGTACTTGTACGTTACGCGGAGGTATTCCTTTTGGAAACGACACAATGTGCCCTTCGTCGAGCCGGAGTTGCCCTTCGGGAACTTTAAGGAGTTGGGTAAAAGCGTTCATCCGGCTCACCTGAGCCAGCGGTTCTACGAGCGGTACAAGGACATTGGTCATGGCTTCGTAGGGCTGTACATCTTCCTCaacccggtgctgctggtgactGAGCTGCGCCTGGTGAAGCGGATCCTGATCGAAGACTTTCACTACTTCCCCGATCGCGGTGTGTACTTCAACGAGCGGCACGATCCCCTATCAGCGCACCTGTTCTCACTCGAGGGTTCGAGGTGGCGTGATTTACGGTCCAAGATCACGCCGACGTTCACGAGTGGCCGCATGAAGAGTGCGTTCCCGCTAGTGCTCGACACCGCTTTGCGGTTCTGTGAATTCCTCCAGACGCTGTGTGGCGATAGTACCGGGAGCGTGGTCGAAGTCCGCGATCTGATGGCTCGCTTCACGACGGACGTGATTGGGTCGTACGCGTTCGGGCTCAACTGCAACAGTTTCGGCGATCCCGACAACGAGTTCCGCCGTATCGGTCGGAAACACTTCGACACACCACGGAACCATCCACTGGCCGTGTTCCTGATGAAAACGTTCCGTGGCCTAGCGAACGCGCTCGGCCTCAAATTGATCCATGATGACGTGGCCGCATTCTTCAGCGGCACCATCCGCAGCACGATCGAGCACCGCGAGCGGACCGACGAGCGACGGAATGACTTCCTCGACCTGCTGATAAGCCTGAAGAACACCGGTATGCTAGAGGGCGCCAACGAGATAGTGGGCCGCCTGACGTTCGAGGAAATAGCGGCCCAGGCGTTCATCTTTTTCACCGCCGGCTTCGAGACGTCGGCCAGTGCGATGACCTACACGCTGTACGAGCTGGCTCTGGACGGCGGCACCCAACAACGGGCCCGGGACTGTGTTCTCAGCGAGCTCGAACGGCACGACGGCCAACTGACGTACGATTCGTTCAAGAATATGCTCTACTTGGACCAATGCATTTATG AGACTCTCCGCAAGTatccaccggtggccgttctCGAGCGCACGGTCGCGAAGCAGTACAAAATTCCCGGTACCACCGTCGTGCTGCCCGTGGGAATGAAGATCATGATCCCGGCATACGCGATCCAGAACGATCCGGCCATCTATCCCGATCCACACCGTTACGACCCGGATCGGTTCACACCCGAGCTGATGGCTCGGAGGAATCCGTGCGCTTACCTACCGTTTGGCGAGGGTCCTCGAATATGTGTCGGGCTGCGGTTCGGGTTGATGCAGGCACGGATTGGGTTGGCTCTGCTACTGAAACACTTCCGTGTGCTGCCCTGCGAGGATACGGAAGTGCCGCTGACGTACTCCACGACGGCATTCGTGCTGACTCCGGTGAACGGGGTGCGGTTACGATTGGAGCGATACGAGtaa